One Lycium barbarum isolate Lr01 chromosome 5, ASM1917538v2, whole genome shotgun sequence genomic window carries:
- the LOC132639748 gene encoding uncharacterized protein LOC132639748 produces MIDLDNQAQSILTCFDKENEESKGKYRVRLNASIDVARFLLKEGMLFRGHDESETSARRGNFLDLLKWEMLRDDQAEKLKKLLVLGEVHTGSGLNQELGLQRAGDTRWRSHFKTLNNRFDKVNADLLLGMATLSPDNSFANYDKERIMKLDTHYRVFMLEDLSFELDNYIDYV; encoded by the exons ATGATAGATTTAGATAATCAAGCACAATCTATTCTAACTTGTTTTGACAAGGAAAATGAGGAAAGTAAAGGCAAATATCGGGTTCGCTTGAATGCTTCAATTGATGTTGCAAGGTTTCTTTTAAAAGAAGGAATGCTCTTTCGAGGCCATGATGAGAGTGAAACTTCTGCAAGAAGAGGAAACTTTTTAGATCTCTTAAAGTG GGAGATGCTTAGAGACGATCAAGCAGAAAAATTAAAGAAACTACTAGTGCTCGGTGAAGTTCATACAGGAAGTGGATTGAATCAAGAACTTGGACTCCAAAGGGCAGGGGATACACGTTGGAGATCTCATTTTAAGACA CTTAACAATCGTTTTGATAAAGTTAATGCTGATCTACTTCTTGGTATGGCTACTTTAAGTCCAGATAATTCTTTTGCAAATTATGATAAAGAGAGGATTATGAAACTTGATACACATTATCGTGTTTTCATGCTTGAGGATCTTAGTTTTGAGCTTGACAACTATATTGATTATGTGTGA